A genome region from Ahaetulla prasina isolate Xishuangbanna chromosome 8, ASM2864084v1, whole genome shotgun sequence includes the following:
- the BBS12 gene encoding Bardet-Biedl syndrome 12 protein translates to MIFSWPGGRKESKHCSSQDVFFHSWPAGLKTISCPGNMAFRNVNRKRHIGLQHLSALASTGRTLLGPMKLSKFIVDESIPGGVLICSPLRLLENMDLSSAVGQLLNEAIQAQNKDYKTGMTTLLFLVGAWSNAILECLQHDVPLSLIVAIMSEGLDSCIEQVQSITLSLHNIQQKLKDIPTDCEGMSLINSNSSLSGKQFTDIKSTVSKSGTSILNLLKNELSEENSEDHMFQQTNDINPVISITNSMKCLLSESMNSNFVCSVFSVQKNSDLHFDALTYNRRSKLTHSRYFSNVNKCQSPQQTIHLDDCPKPFDKLSYLGLLALSLSHGNESATKMIQDILSCQLPGANQKTDTCPFQFDISEIVTCCLSGISESHSCVHPGYITLVCPAKAAAVKQFQDMPIRVILVDGDLTETYHHLGFNRLENMSMFSENVSHSKESSSLWVESIMDILIQSNINLILVQGDTCEILEEKCLLHKIVIVNHVDHNVLRAFSNIMRAEIVTYINQVNEDCIVKGICMNLYGALELNLVEVSGQIPLALTAEGLRLVTVVLCCPFMSKMQAMEDQFWTCVYRLHHALLDQAVFPGGGAVELLCLCFLEKLEKATPNSTGQFHFASSWFAKSSEQYKSLVLSVLASGWRQYLFAVMGNAANCASEFETHTVIQQHLRRAAVHGSPSAYILEEFSKGKVGVSIGHSDIGGKALKVCDNITAKIEAWRRALELVLLVLQTDAEIIVGPKKDELLKSQDSCDFLFL, encoded by the exons ATGATTTTCTCTTGGCCAGGTGGGAGAAAGGAGAGTAAGCACTGCTCATCTCAGGATGTTTTTTTCCATTCATGGCCTGCTGGACTGAAAACAATTAG CTGTCCTGGGAACATGGCTTTCAGAAACGTGAACAGAAAGAGACATATTGGTCTGCAACATCTTTCAGCTTTGGCTTCCACTGGACGGACACTTTTAGGACCCATGAAATTGTCCAAATTTATAGTTGATGAAAGTATTCCTGGTGGTGTGTTGATTTGCTCTCCACTGAGACTTCTTGAGAACATGGATTTAAGTAGTGCTGTGGGGCAGCTTCTTAATGAAGCCATCCAAGCACAGAACAAAGATTATAAAACAGGGATGACCACTCTGCTCTTTCTTGTTGGTGCATGGAGCAATGCTATACTTGAGTGCCTTCAACATGATGTTCCACTTTCACTCATAGTAGCTATAATGTCTGAAGGTCTGGATTCTTGCATTGAACAAGTGCAATCTATTACATTATCACTGCACAACATACAGCAAAAGCTAAAGGATATTCCTACAGATTGCGAAGGCATGAGCCTTATCAATAGTAACTCTAGCCTCTCTGGAAAACAGTTTACAGACATTAAGAGCACAGTTAGTAAGTCTGGGACTAGTATTTTAAATCTACTTAAAAATGAACTATCGGAAGAAAACTCAGAAGATCATATGTTCCAGCAAACAAATGATATCAACCCAGTCATATCCATCACCAACAGTATGAAATGTTTACTATCTGAGTCAATGAACAGCAATTTTGTTTGCAGTGTTTTCAGTGTTCAGAAAAACTCTGATTTGCATTTTgatgccttgacttacaacagaagATCAAAATTAACCCATAGTAGATACTTTAGCAATGTAAATAAATGTCAATCACCACAACAAACAATACATCTGGATGACTGTCCAAAACCTTTTGACAAGCTGAGTTATTTGGGACTACTAGCATTATCTCTTAGCCATGGAAATGAATCTGCCACAAAAATGATACAGGACATTCTCAGTTGCCAGCTTCCAGGTGCCAATCAAAAAACTGATACCTGTCCTTTCCAATTTGATATTTCAGAAATTGTGACATGCTGTTTATCAGGAATATCTGAAAGTCATTCGTGTGTTCACCCTGGCTATATCACACTTGTATGTCCTGCAAAAGCTGCTGCTGTGAAGCAATTTCAGGATATGCCTATTCGTGTTATTCTTGTAGATGGTGACCTTACTGAAACTTATCACCATTTAGGGTTTAATAGATTAGAGAATATGAGCATGTTTTCAGAAAATGTGTCTCATTCAAAGGAAAGCTCAAGTTTATGGGTTGAGTCTATAATGGACATTCTGATtcagtctaatattaatttaattttggtACAAGGTGACACATGTGAAATTCTAGAAGAAAAATGTCTCCTACATAAAATAGTGATAGTTAATCATGTGGACCATAATGTGTTGAGAGCTTTTAGTAATATTATGAGAGCTGAGATAGTGACTTACATCAATCAAGTGAATGAGGATTGTATTGTCAAAGGCATATGCATGAATCTCTATGGAGCTCTGGAATTAAATTTGGTGGAGGTCAGTGGCCAAATCCCACTTGCTTTAACAGCAGAAGGACTTCGATTGGTAACAGTTGTGCTCTGTTGCCCTTTTATGTCAAAGATGCAAGCCATGGAAGATCAGTTTTGGACCTGTGTGTACCGTCTGCATCATGCACTTCTTGATCAGGCTGTTTTTCCAGGAGGTGGTGCAGTTGAGCTCCTATGCCTCTGTTTTCTTGAAAAACTAGAAAAAGCAACGCCAAACTCTACAGGCCAATTTCATTTTGCCTCTTCCTGGTTTGCAAAATCCTCAGAACAATATAAATCTTTGGTGCTTAGTGTTTTGGCAAGTGGTTGGCGCCAGTACTTGTTTGCTGTCATGGGTAATGCAGCAAACTGTGCATCAGAGTTTGAAACCCACACTGTCATACAGCAGCATCTCCGAAGAGCAGCTGTGCATGGTTCACCATCAGCTTACATCCTGGAGGAATTTAGTAAGGGAAAAGTAGGAGTAAGCATTGGACATTCTGATATAGGTGGAAAGGCTTTGAAAGTGTGTGACAATATTACTGCTAAGATAGAAGCTTGGCGGAGAGCTCTAGAATTGGTGCTCTTGGTCCTTCAGACGGATGCTGAAATTATTGTAGGCCCAAAAAAGGATGAATTGTTGAAATCCCAAGACTCATGTGACTTCCTATTTTTATAG